Proteins encoded in a region of the Verrucomicrobium sp. genome:
- a CDS encoding Ohr family peroxiredoxin — MNTLTANERKVVYTAEVVNQGGREGTAESENGGLRVSLVPPSASEDGHEGTNPEQLYAAAYGACFHAALDNAAERAGFPIKGSTLTARVTLYEDHQGGYELGVELRASLPGIPEAQAERLLHQAHTTCPYSKAVRGNVDVRLTLD; from the coding sequence ATGAACACGTTAACCGCGAATGAACGCAAAGTCGTCTACACCGCCGAAGTCGTGAACCAAGGCGGCCGGGAGGGGACCGCCGAGTCGGAAAACGGCGGCCTGCGCGTCTCTCTGGTGCCTCCGTCCGCATCGGAGGACGGGCATGAGGGAACCAACCCGGAGCAACTCTACGCCGCCGCCTACGGAGCCTGCTTCCACGCCGCGTTGGACAACGCCGCGGAAAGGGCGGGCTTCCCGATCAAAGGCTCCACCCTGACCGCCCGCGTGACCCTCTACGAGGACCACCAGGGCGGCTACGAATTGGGCGTCGAGCTGCGCGCCAGCCTGCCCGGAATCCCGGAGGCGCAGGCGGAGCGGCTGCTCCACCAGGCCCATACGACCTGCCCGTATTCCAAGGCGGTGCGGGGCAACGTCGACGTCCGCCTGACCCTGGATTAG